In the genome of Calothrix sp. PCC 6303, the window GTGGATGCTTCACCACGTCCCGATGGTTTTAAATCTCTGGGGAAAGTATCAGACTTAGATCAAAAAGGTTTAATTAGTACCCCTACGGTGATCGTAATCCGTAATCCTAGTAATCAAGATAGTCTAATTGCAGTAAATTCTAAATGTACCCATCAAGGTTGTGCTGTAGCTTGGGAACAAACTCAAAAATCTTTCGTTTGCCCCTGTCACGAATCAAAATTTGCGGCAGATGGTAAAGTTTTAGCGGGTCCTGCACAAAAACCACTCCAAACCTATACTGCCAAAATAGAAGATGGGAATGTTTTAGTTAGTGTTTCTTGAAAATAACTAGATCCCCGGCTTCTTCAATAAGTCGGGGATTTATAACCGCGCTATCTACCTTATTACTTAGTTGCAACAACTTTCATCTTGGAAAGTTCTTCATGGAGATTAATACCTAATCCCTCTGCAACACGAGTCCCGTAATCTGCATCCGCGCGATAG includes:
- a CDS encoding ubiquinol-cytochrome c reductase iron-sulfur subunit is translated as MNRREFFGWFSVSAIASSLPLAIAACSPQTTEPKSVDASPRPDGFKSLGKVSDLDQKGLISTPTVIVIRNPSNQDSLIAVNSKCTHQGCAVAWEQTQKSFVCPCHESKFAADGKVLAGPAQKPLQTYTAKIEDGNVLVSVS